In the genome of Candidatus Atribacteria bacterium ADurb.Bin276, one region contains:
- a CDS encoding Bacterial Ig-like domain (group 1), translating into MSRRKILLTGFLVVASVINLFMIPTGFAQPKFTLNSDIYLAIPQSHSVNISIDRGQDSTYFIDDPIIIRYGATKTGYINIFDYTPGGSVLLLVRNQEIIAGSNLILNSKVKGPTGIDRLIILFTPKPVGENELKIFIESPHQSNRYFPLSAVNRIHFKVADRNPRAPNITLEPSQFIIEPGSCYSITAQLNYHNGQPVQNSPVDWSTDYGTLNTKSNLTDNNGKATVTYQAPESNQIKTAVITAFSPGHAGIPPISVKAVVNIVCRTHSTEIIVCPSSFSTQSGDKIQFTATLQDISGNPICDRTLYWSSNVGDLNESSAITNLSGQVTFSFYTPEVNEGTPVSLTVEFRGAEGLCPSKITLLGNIKPVSSTNP; encoded by the coding sequence ATGAGTAGAAGAAAAATTTTACTCACTGGTTTTTTGGTTGTGGCATCGGTAATTAATTTATTTATGATTCCTACAGGCTTTGCTCAACCAAAATTTACCTTAAATTCTGATATATACCTTGCTATTCCTCAATCACACTCGGTAAATATATCGATTGATCGTGGGCAGGATTCTACTTATTTCATTGATGATCCAATCATAATTCGCTATGGAGCAACAAAAACAGGTTATATTAATATTTTTGATTATACTCCCGGTGGAAGTGTTTTATTATTAGTGAGAAACCAGGAAATCATTGCTGGTTCAAATTTAATATTAAATAGCAAAGTAAAAGGGCCAACGGGTATTGATCGATTGATAATCCTTTTCACTCCAAAACCAGTTGGGGAAAATGAATTAAAAATATTCATCGAATCACCTCACCAGAGTAACCGGTATTTTCCGCTTTCAGCCGTAAACCGTATCCATTTCAAGGTTGCCGATCGGAATCCACGAGCTCCAAATATAACTCTTGAACCTTCTCAATTTATCATTGAGCCAGGTTCTTGTTATTCCATAACCGCCCAACTCAACTATCACAACGGCCAACCAGTTCAAAATAGTCCCGTAGATTGGTCAACCGACTATGGAACGTTGAATACCAAATCTAATCTAACAGATAATAACGGTAAAGCTACAGTCACTTACCAAGCTCCCGAATCAAACCAAATAAAAACCGCTGTCATAACTGCATTTTCACCTGGACATGCTGGAATACCCCCCATAAGTGTCAAAGCTGTGGTGAATATTGTATGTCGGACTCATTCAACTGAAATCATCGTTTGTCCTTCGAGTTTTTCAACTCAATCTGGTGATAAAATTCAATTTACCGCAACCTTACAAGACATCAGTGGTAATCCAATCTGTGACAGGACTCTTTATTGGTCCTCAAATGTCGGTGATTTGAACGAATCATCAGCAATAACCAATCTCTCTGGACAAGTTACGTTTTCTTTTTACACTCCTGAAGTTAATGAAGGAACTCCTGTTAGTTTAACGGTAGAATTTCGGGGGGCAGAAGGCCTATGCCCATCAAAAATTACCCTTTTAGGAAATATAAAACCGGTTTCCTCAACCAATCCTTAA